In Fibrobacterota bacterium, a single genomic region encodes these proteins:
- a CDS encoding OmpA family protein — MRQSKRIFAAALALAGLAGLTARPLEAASAPRQVNIKIQNGQPAAPAPDTAALMEKARQDSSARASKARQDSLSLADARRQLDIERSKRSEMENQLLTTGLLVLDAVYFETGRTEISINSKPYLDMLAKMLTKYPKLQIEVDGHTDNVGGDVYNQNLSEGRAKAVQSYLISQAPDLNGRLAAKGFGESSPKADNRTAEGRTLNRRTELRVLNKEALDEYNRFSGSGGTAPAPTGAPAPGSHAAGSAE, encoded by the coding sequence ATGAGACAATCCAAACGTATCTTCGCCGCCGCCCTCGCCTTGGCCGGACTCGCCGGCCTCACCGCACGGCCGCTTGAGGCGGCCTCCGCCCCCCGCCAGGTCAATATCAAGATCCAGAACGGACAGCCCGCCGCCCCCGCGCCCGATACCGCGGCCTTGATGGAGAAGGCCCGCCAGGATTCCTCGGCTAGGGCGTCCAAGGCGCGGCAGGATTCCCTCTCCCTCGCCGATGCCCGCCGGCAATTGGACATCGAGCGATCCAAACGGAGCGAAATGGAAAACCAATTGCTCACCACGGGCCTCCTGGTTCTCGACGCCGTCTATTTCGAAACCGGCCGCACGGAGATCTCCATCAATTCCAAGCCCTACCTGGACATGCTCGCCAAGATGCTTACCAAGTATCCCAAGTTGCAAATCGAGGTGGACGGCCATACCGACAACGTGGGCGGGGACGTGTACAACCAGAATCTGAGCGAAGGAAGGGCCAAGGCGGTCCAAAGCTACTTGATCAGCCAGGCGCCCGACCTGAACGGCAGGCTGGCCGCGAAAGGTTTCGGGGAATCGAGCCCGAAGGCGGACAATCGCACCGCCGAAGGCCGGACCCTCAACCGCCGTACGGAACTCAGGGTGCTGAACAAGGAGGCCCTGGATGAGTACAACCGTTTCTCCGGAAGCGGCGGCACCGCGCCCGCTCCAACAGGAGCGCCGGCGCCCGGAAGCCATGCGGCCGGGTCCGCGGAATGA
- the lpxA gene encoding acyl-ACP--UDP-N-acetylglucosamine O-acyltransferase — MLIHPTAVVHPSLDLPPDSEVGPYALLDEGITLGTGVRIGPFCHLYPGTILENHVRLEDGVVLGNLPQDLKYRGGISGVRIGAGAWLREYVTVNRATTAGGYTSVGADCLIMAYAHVAHDCEIGNRAVIANGVHMAGHVRVGPGAVVSGMTGIHQFVSIGAGAFVGGNLRVDKDVLPFSKALGEPLRYAGLNALGLERMGLGPGPAAWLRDFYRRFSAEGKAAALAAFAAERPAPEGLEPAGLPSSAPEADGGAGRLRGLLADFLRQQKRGLLTRPL, encoded by the coding sequence ATGCTAATCCATCCCACCGCGGTGGTGCATCCGTCCCTGGACCTGCCGCCCGATTCCGAGGTGGGCCCTTACGCCCTCCTGGACGAAGGCATTACCCTCGGGACAGGCGTCCGCATCGGTCCCTTTTGCCATCTCTATCCCGGTACCATTCTGGAAAACCATGTCCGTCTGGAGGATGGCGTCGTTCTCGGCAACCTGCCGCAGGACCTGAAATACCGCGGCGGGATTTCCGGCGTGCGCATCGGCGCCGGGGCCTGGCTACGCGAGTACGTGACCGTCAACCGGGCCACCACCGCCGGCGGTTACACTTCGGTCGGGGCGGACTGCCTGATCATGGCCTATGCCCATGTCGCCCATGACTGCGAGATCGGGAACCGCGCGGTGATCGCGAACGGGGTCCATATGGCGGGCCACGTGCGCGTGGGCCCGGGAGCGGTCGTCTCGGGCATGACGGGCATCCACCAATTCGTCTCCATCGGGGCGGGGGCCTTCGTAGGCGGAAACCTGCGCGTCGATAAGGACGTGCTGCCCTTCTCCAAGGCCCTCGGCGAGCCCTTGCGCTATGCCGGCCTGAATGCCTTGGGCCTGGAGCGGATGGGCCTGGGCCCCGGGCCGGCCGCCTGGCTACGCGATTTCTACCGCCGCTTCTCCGCCGAAGGCAAGGCCGCCGCTTTGGCCGCCTTCGCGGCGGAAAGGCCGGCGCCTGAGGGCCTTGAGCCCGCCGGCCTCCCGTCCTCCGCGCCGGAAGCCGATGGGGGAGCGGGGCGTTTGCGCGGCCTCCTCGCGGATTTCCTGCGCCAACAAAAACGCGGGCTGCTCACGCGCCCGCTTTAG
- the fabZ gene encoding 3-hydroxyacyl-ACP dehydratase FabZ, producing MGDIPESLPKSENPKFILDYAGILKLLPHRYPFLLVDGITAFVKGKSIAGVKNVSFNEPFFAGHFPGEPVMPGVLQIEALAQLSCMLVFLSFPEESAGKRPAFAGIEEARFRRPVRPGHVLTLSGELDKYRRGFAVIKARAEIDGDLAAEAVIKASMV from the coding sequence ATGGGCGATATCCCGGAATCCCTACCGAAATCGGAAAACCCGAAATTCATCCTCGATTACGCGGGCATCCTCAAGCTGTTGCCGCATCGTTACCCCTTTCTATTGGTGGACGGCATCACCGCCTTCGTAAAAGGGAAATCCATCGCCGGCGTCAAGAACGTCAGCTTTAACGAACCCTTCTTCGCGGGGCACTTCCCCGGCGAACCGGTCATGCCCGGAGTGCTCCAGATCGAGGCCTTGGCCCAACTCAGCTGCATGCTGGTTTTCCTGTCCTTCCCGGAAGAGTCGGCCGGGAAGCGCCCGGCTTTCGCGGGCATCGAAGAGGCCCGCTTCCGCCGCCCCGTGCGGCCGGGGCACGTGCTCACCCTTTCGGGCGAGTTGGATAAGTACCGCCGCGGCTTCGCCGTCATAAAGGCCCGGGCCGAAATCGATGGCGACCTCGCGGCGGAGGCGGTCATCAAGGCCTCCATGGTCTGA
- a CDS encoding UDP-3-O-acyl-N-acetylglucosamine deacetylase has protein sequence MTSHPAAEKSARRPEILSGAGVHSGRPCRLEIGLREADGRPGGPMFSFPGFPGGQTIEDLGGLPRTARWATVLGSFPATVGTPEHLLAALLFFAEEPLSLRADAPELPGLDGSALPYREALARLAPSAARRPVWREYPCALAWEDSWEDGHLSIRPADRFRVLYVLERGPLRQAFALNDAATAWNEILPARTFTFHTEWRAALAAGLMTGAGRDSGLLLAASEAEYRDVLSLHPEWSGAPFPLLNQPAWRMPDEPVKHKILDLLGDLALNGLALPRAEIEVRNGGHSAHHRLLARLREC, from the coding sequence ATGACCTCCCATCCCGCCGCGGAGAAGTCCGCCCGCCGGCCTGAGATCCTGTCGGGGGCCGGGGTGCATAGCGGAAGGCCATGCCGATTGGAAATCGGGTTGCGGGAAGCGGACGGGCGTCCGGGCGGGCCGATGTTCAGCTTCCCCGGCTTCCCGGGCGGGCAGACGATCGAAGACCTCGGGGGCCTGCCCCGGACGGCCCGGTGGGCCACCGTGCTGGGTAGCTTCCCCGCTACGGTAGGCACCCCGGAACACCTGCTGGCGGCGCTCCTCTTCTTCGCCGAGGAACCGCTATCCCTGCGGGCGGACGCCCCCGAATTGCCCGGTCTGGACGGCAGCGCCTTGCCTTATCGCGAAGCCCTGGCCCGCTTGGCGCCCTCCGCGGCACGCAGGCCCGTCTGGCGGGAATATCCCTGCGCCCTGGCATGGGAGGATAGCTGGGAAGACGGCCATCTTTCCATCCGGCCCGCGGATCGTTTCCGGGTGCTTTATGTCCTTGAACGCGGTCCGTTACGCCAGGCTTTCGCCTTGAACGATGCGGCCACGGCCTGGAACGAGATCCTTCCGGCGCGCACTTTCACATTCCATACGGAATGGCGCGCGGCCTTGGCGGCCGGCCTCATGACCGGAGCCGGCCGGGACTCGGGCCTGTTGTTGGCGGCCTCGGAAGCGGAATACCGCGATGTCCTCTCGCTGCATCCCGAATGGTCGGGCGCACCCTTTCCCTTGCTCAACCAGCCGGCCTGGCGGATGCCCGACGAACCGGTCAAGCATAAGATCCTCGACCTGCTCGGCGATCTGGCCCTCAATGGCTTGGCCCTGCCCCGCGCCGAGATCGAGGTACGCAATGGCGGGCATTCCGCGCACCACCGGCTGCTGGCGCGCCTGCGCGAATGCTAG
- a CDS encoding OmpH family outer membrane protein, with protein sequence MRKLAPLFLGLLLAGTTFAADLKIAHVDSKMVFDKYAETKKAQKQYDQQVQKWEQDAAAKQKSLMELKDKLDKQSLMLSEEKKKEMEADFLKKKSEYEQFVQQIYGKDGTLFQKNEEFSGPIIQKIKKTIQDVANQEGYDMVFDRAAGAVVYWKKDNDLTQKVIDALNKEAK encoded by the coding sequence ATGCGTAAATTGGCCCCCCTGTTCTTGGGCCTTCTTTTGGCCGGAACGACTTTCGCCGCCGACCTGAAGATAGCCCACGTGGATTCGAAAATGGTTTTCGACAAATACGCCGAGACCAAGAAAGCCCAGAAGCAATACGACCAGCAGGTCCAGAAATGGGAGCAGGATGCCGCTGCCAAGCAGAAGTCCCTGATGGAGCTGAAGGACAAGCTGGATAAGCAGTCCTTGATGCTTTCCGAAGAGAAGAAGAAGGAGATGGAAGCGGACTTCCTGAAGAAGAAGAGCGAGTACGAGCAATTCGTGCAGCAGATCTACGGGAAAGACGGCACCCTGTTCCAGAAGAACGAGGAGTTCTCCGGGCCCATCATCCAGAAGATCAAGAAGACCATCCAGGACGTGGCCAACCAGGAAGGCTACGATATGGTATTCGATCGCGCCGCCGGGGCCGTCGTCTACTGGAAGAAGGACAACGACCTGACCCAAAAGGTCATCGACGCGCTGAACAAAGAGGCCAAGTAG
- the bamA gene encoding outer membrane protein assembly factor BamA, with the protein MTIPKTLRALLFPLFGLFLLVPAGAQQLNGPGFHSPVKEVKIVDIKIEGNHTVDKSLIFRTLQIEKGEEYLPPVLRQRVSASVTALNKLALFSDIRVDIDYPDSVEGAILTFVVTELPTLAKAEIKGNDKIKTDDLKEVMDLLDGQVYSRSAVERNRQKILDKYHSKGYLLAQVDVEEGVEESTGRKTVTFKVSEGKKVRVRYITFAGNPHVSDKELRKKLPTKEERWWRDGEYKEDEYRLGLDSLVDHYRELGYLDAAVEGEKITYTPDKKWLDIRINVTEGKRYRFGKATFIHNNIVEDGALKAQLLLDSGEIFNMKKYEATKFQITSLYREEGYLFLDLQDRFEYQDTVVNVVFTIKENSIAHIHLVDIRGNTKTKDKVIRREVKLFPGDIFRQSLIVRAQRDIMQLAFFDNVEPNIEQVKDGDASDVNLVLKVTEKQAGTGTVSAGLAYSQRESLVGTVGLQIPNFMGNGQRADLNLEYGQQKQLASVGFQEPWFLDTPTLVGGNVFYSFQKAITADQNDYTRYGLTLNLGRRLTWPDDYFSVSSSYNLTENENGLTTNANSLIIPSGLESSLHLTLTRDDKNLPFFPSEGSTYRFIYSRVGGPLGGDFNYHEIETKVNWWFPTVQKLVLGVASSFGMLLGDNIQSYDLFQMGGVLGYQGKMRGYDPGSIGSSRIGRSYFSFITELTYPVVENTFYLLGFYDVGNVFGNLPKYDPANQGYYNPVSHASVPDPWEEIDFSDLRRDFGFGFRLVIPLVAPFGMGFDFGWPLDDVETYNGDRHPKAGNAPVVNFVIEQGF; encoded by the coding sequence TTGACCATCCCCAAGACGCTACGCGCTTTGCTCTTCCCGCTCTTTGGCCTGTTTCTCCTGGTACCCGCGGGCGCGCAGCAGCTCAACGGCCCGGGCTTCCACAGCCCGGTCAAAGAGGTCAAGATCGTGGACATCAAGATCGAGGGCAACCACACGGTCGACAAGTCCCTCATTTTCCGCACCCTGCAGATCGAAAAAGGCGAGGAATACCTCCCCCCGGTCCTGCGCCAACGGGTTTCGGCCTCGGTCACCGCCCTGAATAAGCTGGCCCTTTTCTCCGACATCCGCGTCGATATCGATTATCCGGATTCGGTGGAAGGCGCCATCCTCACTTTCGTGGTTACCGAGCTGCCCACCTTGGCCAAAGCGGAGATCAAAGGGAACGACAAGATCAAGACCGATGACCTGAAAGAGGTCATGGATTTGCTCGATGGGCAGGTCTATTCCCGCAGCGCGGTGGAGCGCAACCGGCAGAAGATCCTCGACAAGTACCATAGCAAGGGCTATTTGCTGGCCCAGGTGGACGTGGAAGAGGGCGTGGAAGAAAGCACGGGCCGGAAGACGGTGACGTTCAAGGTCAGCGAAGGCAAGAAAGTCCGCGTCCGTTATATAACCTTCGCCGGGAACCCCCACGTTTCCGACAAGGAATTGCGCAAGAAGCTGCCCACCAAGGAAGAGCGCTGGTGGCGCGACGGGGAGTACAAGGAAGACGAATACCGCCTAGGCCTCGATTCCCTGGTCGATCATTACCGCGAACTGGGTTACCTGGACGCGGCCGTGGAAGGCGAAAAGATCACTTATACCCCGGACAAGAAGTGGCTGGACATCCGCATCAACGTGACGGAAGGCAAGCGCTACAGGTTCGGGAAGGCCACCTTCATCCACAATAACATCGTCGAGGACGGGGCTTTGAAGGCCCAATTGCTGCTGGATTCGGGCGAGATCTTCAACATGAAGAAGTACGAAGCCACCAAGTTCCAGATCACCTCCCTCTACCGCGAGGAAGGCTACCTGTTCCTCGATTTGCAGGATCGTTTCGAGTACCAGGACACCGTGGTCAACGTGGTCTTCACCATCAAGGAAAACAGTATCGCGCATATCCACCTGGTGGACATCCGCGGGAATACCAAGACCAAGGATAAGGTGATCCGCCGCGAAGTCAAACTGTTCCCGGGGGACATCTTCCGGCAGTCCCTGATCGTCCGGGCCCAGCGCGATATCATGCAGCTGGCCTTCTTCGACAACGTGGAACCGAACATCGAACAGGTTAAGGACGGGGACGCCAGCGACGTGAACCTGGTCCTGAAGGTGACCGAGAAGCAGGCGGGTACGGGAACGGTTTCGGCGGGCCTCGCCTATAGCCAGCGCGAGAGCCTGGTGGGGACGGTAGGCTTGCAGATCCCCAACTTCATGGGCAACGGCCAGCGCGCGGATTTGAACCTGGAGTACGGCCAGCAAAAGCAATTGGCCTCGGTGGGCTTCCAGGAGCCCTGGTTCCTGGATACCCCGACCCTGGTGGGCGGCAACGTCTTCTACAGCTTCCAGAAGGCCATCACGGCGGACCAGAACGATTATACCCGTTACGGCCTGACCTTGAACCTGGGACGTCGCCTCACTTGGCCGGATGATTATTTCTCCGTGAGCAGCTCGTATAACCTGACCGAGAACGAGAACGGTCTGACCACGAACGCCAACTCCCTAATCATTCCGTCGGGCTTGGAGTCGTCGTTGCACCTGACCCTCACCCGCGACGATAAGAACCTGCCTTTCTTCCCCTCCGAGGGCTCGACCTACCGGTTCATCTACAGCCGTGTGGGCGGACCGCTGGGCGGCGATTTCAATTATCATGAAATCGAAACCAAGGTGAATTGGTGGTTCCCCACCGTCCAGAAGCTGGTCTTGGGCGTCGCTTCGTCCTTCGGGATGCTCTTGGGCGACAACATCCAGAGCTACGACTTGTTCCAGATGGGCGGCGTGCTGGGATACCAGGGCAAGATGCGCGGGTACGATCCCGGCAGCATCGGATCCTCCCGCATCGGGCGGAGCTATTTCTCCTTCATCACCGAACTCACCTATCCGGTGGTGGAAAACACCTTCTACTTGCTGGGCTTCTACGACGTGGGCAACGTGTTCGGGAACCTGCCGAAGTACGATCCGGCCAATCAGGGCTACTACAACCCCGTGTCCCATGCTTCGGTCCCGGATCCTTGGGAGGAAATCGACTTTTCGGATCTGCGCCGCGATTTCGGGTTCGGCTTCCGGCTGGTCATCCCCTTGGTGGCTCCCTTTGGCATGGGCTTCGACTTCGGTTGGCCCCTGGACGACGTGGAAACCTATAACGGCGATCGCCATCCCAAGGCGGGCAACGCGCCCGTCGTCAATTTCGTCATCGAGCAAGGATTTTAA
- a CDS encoding ATP-dependent Clp protease ATP-binding subunit, with product MNGMFTDRVKKVMQLAREESVRLGNDYVGTEHLLLGLIREGDGVAVAVLKNLGIDLDDLARNIEKSISSSGGMMTIGQMIPFTPRAKKVLEIAAQEARSMSHKYIGTEHLLLALMKDHESAAANALASIGVEYERVKEEIERVLRGGDAQSGTDFAGSRKKSKTPFLDHFGRDLTELARQGQLDPIIGRGPEIERVIQILSRRKKNNPVLIGEPGVGKTAIVEGLAQKIIERNIPEILESKRVVTLDMGSIVAGTKYRGQFEERLKSLMTELQKNDNVIIFIDELHTIVGAGGSEGSLDASNIFKPALSRGEFQCIGATTLDEYRKYIEKDGALERRFQTILVDPPSLADTLQIIKGLRPKYEAHHKVTYTEQALDASVRLSDRYLSDRFMPDKAIDIIDEAGARVRLASLSIPPELRAKELELEAVVKEKEASVENQDYETAASLRDTQESLKAELEEMRKKWREQKREERLIVDEEAIQEVVAKMTGIPLAKMANQESQRLLNMETELRQRVVGQERAIDVISKAIRRSRSGVHSTKRPMGSFIFLGPTGVGKTELVKALAGFLFETEEALIRIDMSEYMEKFAVSRLVGAPPGYVGYEEGGQLTEKVRKKPYSVILLDEIEKAHPDVFNILLQILDDGQLTDSYGRKVNFKNTLIIMTSNLGAKDIKKGVGLGFGKDDTDSEYERMEKMVREEVKRTFNPEFLNRLDDLVVFRSLEKKDMGRIVDILIAELETRLGPRDIKVQISDSVRDLIVEKGFDPQLGARPLRRAIQKLIEDPLAEEILRGKITDNSLLKVSRKGDQLTFTPGPSKTGKKEEKEPAEVKGE from the coding sequence ATGAACGGCATGTTTACGGATCGGGTGAAGAAGGTCATGCAACTGGCGCGCGAAGAGAGCGTGCGTTTGGGGAATGACTACGTGGGCACGGAGCACCTGCTCCTGGGTCTCATCCGCGAAGGCGACGGCGTAGCGGTGGCGGTGCTGAAGAATCTCGGGATCGATCTCGACGATTTGGCCCGCAACATCGAGAAGTCGATCAGCTCTTCGGGCGGCATGATGACCATCGGCCAGATGATCCCCTTCACGCCCCGCGCGAAGAAGGTGCTGGAGATCGCCGCGCAGGAAGCGCGCTCCATGAGCCACAAGTACATCGGCACCGAGCATCTCCTGCTCGCCCTCATGAAGGACCATGAGTCCGCCGCCGCCAACGCCCTCGCGAGCATCGGCGTGGAGTACGAACGCGTGAAGGAAGAGATCGAGCGCGTGCTCCGCGGCGGCGACGCCCAGAGCGGCACCGACTTCGCCGGTTCGCGCAAGAAGAGCAAGACGCCCTTCCTCGATCATTTCGGACGCGACCTGACCGAGCTCGCCCGCCAGGGCCAGCTCGATCCCATCATCGGCCGCGGTCCCGAGATCGAGCGCGTCATCCAGATCCTGTCGCGCCGCAAGAAGAACAATCCCGTGCTCATCGGCGAACCCGGCGTGGGCAAGACCGCCATCGTCGAAGGCCTGGCCCAGAAGATCATCGAGCGGAACATCCCCGAGATCCTGGAATCCAAGCGCGTCGTCACCCTCGACATGGGCTCCATCGTCGCGGGCACCAAATATCGTGGCCAGTTCGAGGAACGCCTCAAGTCCCTGATGACCGAGCTGCAGAAGAACGACAACGTCATCATCTTCATCGACGAGTTGCACACCATCGTGGGCGCCGGCGGTTCCGAAGGTTCGCTCGACGCCAGCAACATCTTCAAGCCCGCCCTGTCGCGCGGAGAGTTCCAGTGCATCGGCGCCACCACCTTGGACGAGTACCGCAAGTACATCGAGAAGGACGGCGCGTTGGAACGCAGATTCCAGACCATCCTGGTCGACCCGCCCTCACTCGCCGATACCCTCCAGATCATCAAGGGCCTGCGCCCGAAGTACGAGGCGCATCACAAGGTCACCTATACCGAACAAGCCCTGGACGCATCCGTCCGCCTGTCGGACCGGTACCTTTCCGATCGCTTCATGCCGGACAAGGCCATCGACATCATCGACGAGGCCGGCGCCCGCGTGCGCCTGGCCAGCTTGTCCATCCCTCCCGAACTGCGCGCCAAAGAGCTCGAGCTCGAGGCCGTAGTGAAGGAGAAGGAAGCCTCGGTCGAGAACCAGGATTACGAAACCGCCGCCTCGCTGCGCGATACCCAGGAAAGCCTCAAGGCCGAACTGGAAGAGATGCGCAAGAAGTGGCGCGAGCAGAAGCGCGAAGAGCGCCTGATCGTCGATGAGGAAGCCATCCAGGAAGTGGTCGCCAAGATGACGGGCATCCCATTGGCTAAGATGGCCAACCAGGAAAGCCAACGCTTGCTCAACATGGAAACCGAGCTGCGCCAACGCGTGGTGGGCCAGGAACGCGCCATCGACGTGATCTCCAAGGCCATCCGCCGCTCGCGTTCGGGCGTGCATAGCACCAAGCGGCCCATGGGCAGCTTCATCTTCCTGGGACCGACGGGCGTGGGCAAGACCGAACTCGTGAAGGCCCTCGCCGGCTTCCTGTTCGAGACCGAAGAAGCCCTAATCCGCATCGACATGTCGGAGTACATGGAGAAGTTCGCGGTCTCCCGCCTGGTGGGCGCGCCTCCCGGGTACGTCGGCTATGAAGAAGGCGGGCAGCTCACCGAAAAGGTGCGCAAGAAGCCCTACTCCGTGATCCTGTTGGACGAAATCGAAAAGGCCCATCCGGACGTCTTCAACATCCTGTTGCAGATCCTCGATGACGGCCAATTGACCGATAGCTACGGCCGCAAGGTGAACTTCAAGAACACCCTGATCATCATGACCTCGAACCTCGGGGCCAAGGATATCAAGAAGGGCGTGGGCCTCGGCTTCGGCAAGGACGATACCGACAGCGAATACGAACGCATGGAGAAGATGGTCCGCGAAGAGGTGAAGCGCACCTTCAACCCGGAGTTCCTGAACCGCCTGGACGACCTGGTCGTGTTCCGGTCCCTGGAGAAGAAGGATATGGGCCGCATCGTCGATATCCTCATCGCCGAGCTGGAAACCCGCCTGGGCCCCCGCGACATCAAGGTCCAGATCTCGGACTCGGTGCGCGACCTCATCGTCGAGAAGGGCTTCGATCCCCAGCTGGGAGCCCGGCCGTTGCGCCGCGCCATCCAGAAGCTGATCGAGGATCCGCTCGCCGAGGAGATCCTCCGCGGCAAGATCACGGACAATTCCCTGCTCAAGGTCAGCCGCAAAGGCGATCAACTGACCTTCACTCCCGGCCCTTCGAAGACCGGGAAGAAGGAAGAGAAGGAACCCGCCGAAGTGAAGGGCGAGTAA
- a CDS encoding UvrB/UvrC motif-containing protein, which translates to MSEANFPVCTHCGHTWAEYRARGLLGCPHCYVAFGEALQADVAWLHQSLAFAIPEAAHAAAAPPVADPETLAHWREQMAEAVRAENYEEAARIKGLLRAAAPRGPGLGVA; encoded by the coding sequence GTGAGCGAAGCCAATTTCCCCGTGTGCACGCATTGCGGACATACCTGGGCCGAATACCGCGCCCGCGGTCTGCTCGGATGCCCGCATTGCTACGTCGCTTTCGGGGAAGCCTTGCAAGCCGACGTCGCCTGGCTGCACCAATCGTTGGCGTTCGCCATTCCCGAAGCCGCGCATGCGGCCGCCGCCCCGCCCGTCGCCGATCCCGAAACCTTGGCCCACTGGCGGGAACAAATGGCCGAGGCCGTGCGGGCCGAGAATTACGAGGAAGCCGCCCGCATCAAGGGCCTGCTGCGCGCCGCCGCTCCCAGGGGTCCCGGACTTGGGGTGGCCTGA
- a CDS encoding ABC transporter ATP-binding protein: MSDAVLLSAERIQKVFEETGTRIELFRDLDFAIGPGGFVAIKGASGVGKSTFLHILGLLDHPTAGRVLFKGKDTVGLSDRAMSRIRNREIGFVFQFHHLLPDLTVRENVLMPARVDGRLGKAEQDRALELIKMVGMDHRLRHLPAELSGGERQRVALARALMNNPGILLCDEPSGNLDVKNAAQLHELLLDLNGRLNVAILVVTHDQALAGLAKKVYMMEGGGLRLERDGGRA; this comes from the coding sequence ATGAGTGACGCGGTCCTGCTTTCGGCGGAACGGATCCAAAAGGTCTTCGAGGAGACCGGCACGCGCATCGAGCTGTTCCGCGATCTCGACTTCGCCATCGGCCCGGGCGGCTTCGTCGCCATCAAGGGCGCTTCCGGGGTGGGGAAGAGCACCTTTCTGCATATCCTGGGATTGCTCGATCATCCCACCGCCGGACGGGTGCTCTTCAAGGGCAAGGATACCGTGGGCCTTTCCGATCGGGCCATGAGCCGGATCCGCAACCGCGAGATCGGTTTCGTGTTCCAGTTCCATCATCTCCTGCCCGATCTCACCGTGCGCGAGAACGTCTTGATGCCCGCGCGCGTAGACGGCCGCCTGGGGAAGGCGGAACAAGATCGGGCCCTCGAACTCATCAAAATGGTGGGCATGGATCATCGCCTACGCCATCTGCCGGCGGAACTTTCCGGCGGTGAACGCCAGCGCGTGGCCTTGGCCCGCGCCCTCATGAACAATCCCGGCATACTGCTGTGCGACGAACCTTCGGGAAATTTGGACGTCAAGAACGCCGCCCAGCTCCATGAACTCCTGCTCGACCTGAACGGCCGGCTCAACGTGGCCATCCTGGTGGTGACCCACGATCAGGCGCTGGCGGGCCTGGCCAAGAAGGTGTACATGATGGAAGGCGGGGGCCTGCGCCTGGAGCGGGACGGAGGCCGGGCGTGA
- a CDS encoding ABC transporter permease, which translates to MKRFEWFIARKYFWAQRRTLSTGLIALFSAAGVTVGTWLLIFVLSAINGFEHEVKRQLIGKDAHIEITQYQFAPIRAYDSLATRVRHFPQVTAVSPFIMSKTIISRKKNQDGIVVYGIDSASSKDVIGLSGTISHGRYRFHGLKDTTGKAYPGIILGYALANRLQASIGDKVFLADFTEAGELGAAGFAPKIAPFIVSATFESGMYQFDESLAYITLEDAQKLFGLKGVATGLQLRVVDPYKSGKIADAMEDTLGFPYRALDWQAKNYTLIKWMSYEKVLVGLALGIIIIIAAFNIISSLVMAVNDKVREIGILRAMGATRSGILRIFMLEGMLIGLSGSFAGTALGLISYWLQSRFGLIQLPGDVYFVTVLPVELRWPDVAMVLILTNSLCGIATILPAMKAARHDPVEAIRHE; encoded by the coding sequence GTGAAGCGTTTCGAGTGGTTCATCGCCCGGAAGTATTTCTGGGCCCAACGCCGGACCCTTTCCACGGGGCTCATCGCCCTGTTTTCGGCCGCCGGCGTCACCGTCGGCACCTGGCTGCTCATCTTCGTGCTCTCCGCCATCAACGGCTTCGAGCACGAGGTCAAGCGCCAGCTGATCGGCAAGGACGCGCATATCGAGATCACCCAATACCAGTTCGCCCCCATCCGCGCCTACGATTCCCTGGCCACGCGCGTCCGCCATTTCCCCCAGGTCACCGCCGTCTCGCCCTTCATCATGTCCAAGACCATCATCTCGCGCAAGAAAAACCAGGACGGCATCGTGGTCTACGGCATCGATAGCGCGTCCAGCAAGGACGTGATCGGGCTGTCGGGCACCATTTCCCATGGTCGTTACCGTTTCCACGGCCTCAAGGACACCACCGGCAAGGCCTATCCCGGCATCATCCTCGGTTACGCCTTGGCCAATCGCTTGCAGGCTTCCATCGGGGACAAGGTATTCCTGGCCGACTTCACCGAGGCCGGCGAGCTGGGCGCGGCCGGATTCGCGCCGAAGATCGCGCCCTTCATCGTCTCCGCCACCTTCGAGTCGGGCATGTACCAGTTCGACGAATCCCTCGCTTACATCACCCTGGAAGACGCCCAAAAGCTGTTCGGGCTCAAGGGGGTGGCCACCGGCCTCCAGCTCCGCGTCGTCGATCCCTACAAGAGCGGCAAGATCGCCGATGCCATGGAGGATACCTTGGGCTTCCCCTACCGGGCCCTGGATTGGCAGGCCAAGAATTACACCCTCATCAAATGGATGTCGTACGAGAAGGTATTGGTCGGGCTGGCTTTGGGGATCATCATCATCATCGCCGCCTTCAACATCATCTCGTCGCTCGTCATGGCCGTCAACGACAAGGTCCGCGAGATCGGCATCCTGCGCGCCATGGGCGCCACCCGCAGCGGCATCCTGCGTATCTTCATGCTGGAAGGCATGCTCATCGGCCTGTCGGGCTCTTTCGCCGGCACGGCCCTGGGGTTGATCAGCTATTGGTTGCAGAGCCGGTTCGGGCTGATCCAGTTGCCGGGAGACGTCTATTTCGTGACCGTCTTGCCCGTTGAGCTTCGCTGGCCGGACGTGGCCATGGTATTGATCTTGACCAATTCCCTGTGCGGCATCGCGACCATCCTGCCGGCCATGAAGGCGGCCCGCCATGATCCCGTGGAGGCCATCCGCCATGAGTGA